CCACGGGCTGGGCGCTGGACGGCAAGAAGCTGGTGCTGGTGCCCATCCTCCGCGCGGGGCAGGGCATCCTGGATGGCCTGCTCCAGCTGGTGCCGTCCGCGCGCGTGGGCCACATCGGCCTGTACCGCGACCCGGAGTCCCTGGGCGCGGTGGAGTACTACTACCGCGTGCCGGCCGACCTGGAGGACCGCGACGTCATCGTCTGTGACCCGATGCTCGCGACGGGCAACTCCGCGGTGGCGGCGCTCCAGCGGGTGAAGCGCAGCCGCCCGGGCTCGCTGCGCTTCGTGTGTCTGCTCGCCGCCCCGGAGGGCCTGGCGAACCTGCGCGAGCACCACCCCGACGTGCGGGTCTTCACCGCCGCCATCGACGACAAGCTGGACGCGCACGGCTACATCCTCCCCGGCCTGGGGGACGCCGGAGACCGGCTCTTCGGGACGAAGTAGCCCCAGCCCCCACCGTCATCGCGGGCAGGCAGGTGCTTCCTGAGGTGAGTGATTGATGGCGAGACAGGGTTGATTCATGTCTCGCCATCATGAAGCCGCTTCGCCCGGCGAGCGCGCCAGACGTCCACCGGCAAGTCCCATGAGGATGACGGCCAACCCGTGCGGATGCGAACGGACTCCAGAGCCGTGATGCGGTGAGCCAGGGCAGGGCCAGCGGACGGTTTTGTCTCTTGGCTCTTGAGAACCGGGAAAGACGGATTTAAGAATTGAACCGTCTAAACGTTTTTCTCCATTTCCCGGGAGTCCAGGCATGCGCGCGTCGTGGCGGTCCACCCTGATGGCGGTGATGTTGGGCGCGGTGTTCGCGGAGGGTGTGGCGGTGGCGGAGCCGGCGCCGGAGTCGCTTCAGGGGGAGGCGGGCACCCAGCGCTGGACGGAGGACCTGGCCGTGGGCGCGGGCACGTCCGAGCTCGTGGGCACGCGGGACGGGCTGCTGCGCTACGAGCCCAACGCGGTGATGCGCCGACCCGAGGGCATGAGCCGGCTCACGGGCCTCTTCGAGTTCCCGCCGCGCACCCTGGCTGGCCCCGTGGACACGTTCCGGCCGCGCGTCGAGGCGGCGGTGGGGCCGGGGCAGGCCGTGGAGGTGGACGTCCGCGTGCGCGTCCCCGGCGGGGCCTGGAGTGAGTGGCGCACCGCCGCGGGTGACGAGGCCGTGCGCCTGCCTCGCGCGGGCACGGAGGTGCAGGTGCGGCTGGCGCTCATCGCGGACGAGCGGGGCCGGGGCCCGGAGGTCCAGGCGGTGGGGCTGGAGGGCTGGCGGGACGGGCGCGGCACGGAGGAGGGGCTCCAGGCGCTCGCGCCCCTGAGCTACCGCGTCTACGCCACCCGCGAGGGGTTGGTGGGCGGCACGACGGCCAACGGCCATGTCATCAAGAGCAACGACCGGTTCGCGGCGCTGCCGTCGCGGCGGGGGCTGGCGTCCAACGGCGGCTCCGAATACCAGGTGCGCGTCTGCTATTCAAAGACAAGCAAGTGCGCGACGACGTCCGTCTGGGACGTGGGCCCGTGGAACACGAAGGACGACTACTGGAACGCGTCCAGCGTGCGCGAGATGTGGAAGAGCCTGCCGCAGGGCAAGCCAGAGGCCCAGGCCGCGTATCAGGACAACTTCAACGGCGGGTTGGATGAGTTCGGGCGCCGGCCGGCGAACCCCGCGGGCATCGACCTCGCGGACGGGACGTTCTGGACGGACCTGGGGATGACGAACAACGACTGGGTGGACGTGACGTACCTGTGGACGTCCGGCGGGGGTTCTTCGTCGGGGCTGGTCATCGACAGCAACAACGCGAACAACGACCAGGCGAAG
This portion of the Corallococcus silvisoli genome encodes:
- the upp gene encoding uracil phosphoribosyltransferase yields the protein MDYPNCTVVDHPLVKHKLTVMRRTDTSTAAFRALLEEISLLLGYEAMRDLKLREEEIQTPMARTTGWALDGKKLVLVPILRAGQGILDGLLQLVPSARVGHIGLYRDPESLGAVEYYYRVPADLEDRDVIVCDPMLATGNSAVAALQRVKRSRPGSLRFVCLLAAPEGLANLREHHPDVRVFTAAIDDKLDAHGYILPGLGDAGDRLFGTK
- a CDS encoding golvesin C-terminal-like domain-containing protein, with the translated sequence MRASWRSTLMAVMLGAVFAEGVAVAEPAPESLQGEAGTQRWTEDLAVGAGTSELVGTRDGLLRYEPNAVMRRPEGMSRLTGLFEFPPRTLAGPVDTFRPRVEAAVGPGQAVEVDVRVRVPGGAWSEWRTAAGDEAVRLPRAGTEVQVRLALIADERGRGPEVQAVGLEGWRDGRGTEEGLQALAPLSYRVYATREGLVGGTTANGHVIKSNDRFAALPSRRGLASNGGSEYQVRVCYSKTSKCATTSVWDVGPWNTKDDYWNASSVREMWKSLPQGKPEAQAAYQDNFNGGLDEFGRRPANPAGIDLADGTFWTDLGMTNNDWVDVTYLWTSGGGSSSGLVIDSNNANNDQAKGYIQLTGSSWASSTNVAGYYGTSYLVSPGAAVSEPATFWFYLPAAATKSVDAWWTAATDRSTAAPFIISNAAGAQLANVKVNQQLNGAKWNTLGTWSFTAGWNKVQVSRWVTAGTYVVADAIQVR